One stretch of Ananas comosus cultivar F153 linkage group 6, ASM154086v1, whole genome shotgun sequence DNA includes these proteins:
- the LOC109712044 gene encoding replication protein A 70 kDa DNA-binding subunit A isoform X1: MAPAAARLTANAIAAVSGGDLNLKPVVQVVELKQVPGAAQERFRALVSDGSAAHQALLATQLNALVKARRLRRGSVVQLLEYICSTVQNRRIIIILNMEVIIPECEIIGNPSLPPEAEPVSQNVSSTNNSGSFTRETLNGSAGSDSNSVARLVSKSSANPANGAPSFPPTIQPSYKPPPMYKNRGAIMKNEAPARIIPIAALNPYQGRWAIKARVTAKGDIRRYNNAKGDGKVFSFDLLDSDGGEIRVTCFNSVVDRFYEVVEVGKVYVMSKGSLKPAKKNFNHLNNEWEIFLEAASTVEPCPDENDSIPTQQFNFRPISEIENAENNSILDIIGIVTSVNPSVTILRKNGMETQRRIMNLKDESGKSVELTLWGEFCNKEGSQLQEALDSGFFPVLAVKAGKVNDFSGKSVGTISSTQLFMNPNLPEADRLKVWFDGGGKNAASQSISKDVMPAFSQNLIRKTISQIKDEGLGRGERPDWVTVKATVSFIKADNFCYTACPLMIGDRQCNKKVTKVAGGNWCCDRCDKEFEECDYRYLLQVQVQDHTGLTWVTAFQESGEDILGCSAKELYKLKYEENDDIRFPEIMRRSLFEQYLFRLKIKEELYGDEQKVKITAVKAEKVNPSMESRYLLDLIGRHSV, from the exons atggcgccggcggcggcgaggcTCACGGCGAACGCGATCGCCGCCGTGAGCGGCGGCGATCTGAACCTGAAGCCGGTGGTGCAGGTGGTGGAGCTGAAGCAGGTCCCCGGCGCAGCCCAGGAGCGGTTCCGGGCGCTGGTCTCGGACGGCTCCGCGGCGCACCAGGCGCTCTTGGCGACGCAGCTCAACGCGCTAGTCAAAGCGCGGCGGCTGCGACGGGGATCCGTCGTCCAGCTCCTCGAGTACATATGTAGCACCGTACAGAATCGTAG gattattattattctgaACATGGAAGTAATAATTCCTGAGTGTGAGATTATTGGTAATCCAAGCCTCCCTCCTGAAGCTGAACCAGTCTCTCAGAATGTTTCATCTACTAACAATTCAGGCAGCTTTACAAGGGAGACACTTAATGGTTCAGCTGGCTCGGATTCAAATTCAGTAGCACGACTTGTTTCTAAGTCATCTGCTAATCCTGCTAATGGTGCCCCAAGCTTTCCACCAACAATTCAACCTTCTTACAAGCCTCCTCCAATGTACAAAAACCGTGGCGCAATCATGAAGAATGAGGCACCGGCTCGTATAATACCAATAGCCGCTCTAAATCCTTATCAGGGGCGATGGGCCATCAAAGCTAGAGTAACTGCCAAAGGAGATATCCGCCGTTATAATAATGCCAAGGGAGATGGGAAAGTGTTCTCCTTTGATCTCCTCGATTCAGATGGAGGAGAGATACGAGTGACCTGCTTTAATTCTGTCGTAGATCGTTTCTACGAGGTCGTAGAGGTAGGAAAGGTTTATGTGATGTCAAAGGGCAGTTTGAAGCCAGCAAAGAAGAACTTCAACCATCTTAACAATGAGTGGGAGATATTTTTGGAGGCAGCCTCGACTGTGGAGCCATGTCCAGATGAGAATGACTCTATACCGACCCAGCAGTTTAATTTCAGGCCAATCAGTGAAATCGAGAATGCAGAGAACAACTCTATTCTGGATATCATCGGGATTGTTACATCCGTGAACCCTTCAGTCACTATACTGAGGAAAAATGGCATGGAAACTCAGAGAAGGATTATGAATTTGAAGGATGAGTCCGGTAAAAGTGTTGAGTTAACTTTGTGGGGTGAATTTTGCAACAAAGAAGGTAGCCAGCTCCAAGAAGCACTTGATTCTGGATTCTTCCCCGTGTTAGCTGTTAAGGCGGGAAAGGTGAATGATTTCAGTGGTAAATCAGTGGGCACAATCTCTTCCACACAACTTTTTATGAATCCTAATCTTCCAGAAGCTGATAGATTAAAAGTGTGGTTTGATGGAGGGGGAAAGAATGCTGCTTCGCAATCTATATCAAAGGATGTTATGCCTGCGTTTTCTCAGAATTTGATCCGGAAAACCATATCACAGATAAAGGACGAGGGCCTTGGCAGGGGAGAAAGGCCCGACTGGGTCACAGTGAAAGCGACCGTCTCGTTCATTAAGGCGGACAACTTTTGTTACACTGCTTGTCCATTGATGATTGGTGATAGGCAATGCAATAAGAAGGTGACGAAAGTTGCTGGTGGGAACTGGTGCTGTGATAGATGCGATAAAGAGTTTGAAGAGTGCGATTATAGGTATCTTCTCCAGGTACAGGTTCAAGATCACACAGGGCTTACCTGGGTGACAGCTTTCCAGGAGTCAGGAGAGGATATTCTGGGTTGCTCGGCAAAGGAGTTATACAAGCTCAAGTACGAAGAGAATGATGATATTAGGTTTCCAGAAATCATGCGGCGTAGTCTATTTGAGCAGTACCTATTCAGGCTGAAAATTAAGGAGGAACTGTATGGAGATGAGCAGAAGGTAAAGATTACAGCAGTTAAAGCAGAGAAAGTGAATCCTTCGATGGAAAGTCGATATCTACTGGACTTGATTGGACGGCACTCTGTGTAA
- the LOC109712044 gene encoding replication protein A 70 kDa DNA-binding subunit A isoform X2 — MNRELLVKNRQKLSRRGRIIIILNMEVIIPECEIIGNPSLPPEAEPVSQNVSSTNNSGSFTRETLNGSAGSDSNSVARLVSKSSANPANGAPSFPPTIQPSYKPPPMYKNRGAIMKNEAPARIIPIAALNPYQGRWAIKARVTAKGDIRRYNNAKGDGKVFSFDLLDSDGGEIRVTCFNSVVDRFYEVVEVGKVYVMSKGSLKPAKKNFNHLNNEWEIFLEAASTVEPCPDENDSIPTQQFNFRPISEIENAENNSILDIIGIVTSVNPSVTILRKNGMETQRRIMNLKDESGKSVELTLWGEFCNKEGSQLQEALDSGFFPVLAVKAGKVNDFSGKSVGTISSTQLFMNPNLPEADRLKVWFDGGGKNAASQSISKDVMPAFSQNLIRKTISQIKDEGLGRGERPDWVTVKATVSFIKADNFCYTACPLMIGDRQCNKKVTKVAGGNWCCDRCDKEFEECDYRYLLQVQVQDHTGLTWVTAFQESGEDILGCSAKELYKLKYEENDDIRFPEIMRRSLFEQYLFRLKIKEELYGDEQKVKITAVKAEKVNPSMESRYLLDLIGRHSV; from the exons ATGAACCGAGAATTGTTGGTGAAGAATAGGCAGAAACTGAGTCGGAGAGGGAG gattattattattctgaACATGGAAGTAATAATTCCTGAGTGTGAGATTATTGGTAATCCAAGCCTCCCTCCTGAAGCTGAACCAGTCTCTCAGAATGTTTCATCTACTAACAATTCAGGCAGCTTTACAAGGGAGACACTTAATGGTTCAGCTGGCTCGGATTCAAATTCAGTAGCACGACTTGTTTCTAAGTCATCTGCTAATCCTGCTAATGGTGCCCCAAGCTTTCCACCAACAATTCAACCTTCTTACAAGCCTCCTCCAATGTACAAAAACCGTGGCGCAATCATGAAGAATGAGGCACCGGCTCGTATAATACCAATAGCCGCTCTAAATCCTTATCAGGGGCGATGGGCCATCAAAGCTAGAGTAACTGCCAAAGGAGATATCCGCCGTTATAATAATGCCAAGGGAGATGGGAAAGTGTTCTCCTTTGATCTCCTCGATTCAGATGGAGGAGAGATACGAGTGACCTGCTTTAATTCTGTCGTAGATCGTTTCTACGAGGTCGTAGAGGTAGGAAAGGTTTATGTGATGTCAAAGGGCAGTTTGAAGCCAGCAAAGAAGAACTTCAACCATCTTAACAATGAGTGGGAGATATTTTTGGAGGCAGCCTCGACTGTGGAGCCATGTCCAGATGAGAATGACTCTATACCGACCCAGCAGTTTAATTTCAGGCCAATCAGTGAAATCGAGAATGCAGAGAACAACTCTATTCTGGATATCATCGGGATTGTTACATCCGTGAACCCTTCAGTCACTATACTGAGGAAAAATGGCATGGAAACTCAGAGAAGGATTATGAATTTGAAGGATGAGTCCGGTAAAAGTGTTGAGTTAACTTTGTGGGGTGAATTTTGCAACAAAGAAGGTAGCCAGCTCCAAGAAGCACTTGATTCTGGATTCTTCCCCGTGTTAGCTGTTAAGGCGGGAAAGGTGAATGATTTCAGTGGTAAATCAGTGGGCACAATCTCTTCCACACAACTTTTTATGAATCCTAATCTTCCAGAAGCTGATAGATTAAAAGTGTGGTTTGATGGAGGGGGAAAGAATGCTGCTTCGCAATCTATATCAAAGGATGTTATGCCTGCGTTTTCTCAGAATTTGATCCGGAAAACCATATCACAGATAAAGGACGAGGGCCTTGGCAGGGGAGAAAGGCCCGACTGGGTCACAGTGAAAGCGACCGTCTCGTTCATTAAGGCGGACAACTTTTGTTACACTGCTTGTCCATTGATGATTGGTGATAGGCAATGCAATAAGAAGGTGACGAAAGTTGCTGGTGGGAACTGGTGCTGTGATAGATGCGATAAAGAGTTTGAAGAGTGCGATTATAGGTATCTTCTCCAGGTACAGGTTCAAGATCACACAGGGCTTACCTGGGTGACAGCTTTCCAGGAGTCAGGAGAGGATATTCTGGGTTGCTCGGCAAAGGAGTTATACAAGCTCAAGTACGAAGAGAATGATGATATTAGGTTTCCAGAAATCATGCGGCGTAGTCTATTTGAGCAGTACCTATTCAGGCTGAAAATTAAGGAGGAACTGTATGGAGATGAGCAGAAGGTAAAGATTACAGCAGTTAAAGCAGAGAAAGTGAATCCTTCGATGGAAAGTCGATATCTACTGGACTTGATTGGACGGCACTCTGTGTAA
- the LOC109712044 gene encoding replication protein A 70 kDa DNA-binding subunit A isoform X3, translated as MEVIIPECEIIGNPSLPPEAEPVSQNVSSTNNSGSFTRETLNGSAGSDSNSVARLVSKSSANPANGAPSFPPTIQPSYKPPPMYKNRGAIMKNEAPARIIPIAALNPYQGRWAIKARVTAKGDIRRYNNAKGDGKVFSFDLLDSDGGEIRVTCFNSVVDRFYEVVEVGKVYVMSKGSLKPAKKNFNHLNNEWEIFLEAASTVEPCPDENDSIPTQQFNFRPISEIENAENNSILDIIGIVTSVNPSVTILRKNGMETQRRIMNLKDESGKSVELTLWGEFCNKEGSQLQEALDSGFFPVLAVKAGKVNDFSGKSVGTISSTQLFMNPNLPEADRLKVWFDGGGKNAASQSISKDVMPAFSQNLIRKTISQIKDEGLGRGERPDWVTVKATVSFIKADNFCYTACPLMIGDRQCNKKVTKVAGGNWCCDRCDKEFEECDYRYLLQVQVQDHTGLTWVTAFQESGEDILGCSAKELYKLKYEENDDIRFPEIMRRSLFEQYLFRLKIKEELYGDEQKVKITAVKAEKVNPSMESRYLLDLIGRHSV; from the coding sequence ATGGAAGTAATAATTCCTGAGTGTGAGATTATTGGTAATCCAAGCCTCCCTCCTGAAGCTGAACCAGTCTCTCAGAATGTTTCATCTACTAACAATTCAGGCAGCTTTACAAGGGAGACACTTAATGGTTCAGCTGGCTCGGATTCAAATTCAGTAGCACGACTTGTTTCTAAGTCATCTGCTAATCCTGCTAATGGTGCCCCAAGCTTTCCACCAACAATTCAACCTTCTTACAAGCCTCCTCCAATGTACAAAAACCGTGGCGCAATCATGAAGAATGAGGCACCGGCTCGTATAATACCAATAGCCGCTCTAAATCCTTATCAGGGGCGATGGGCCATCAAAGCTAGAGTAACTGCCAAAGGAGATATCCGCCGTTATAATAATGCCAAGGGAGATGGGAAAGTGTTCTCCTTTGATCTCCTCGATTCAGATGGAGGAGAGATACGAGTGACCTGCTTTAATTCTGTCGTAGATCGTTTCTACGAGGTCGTAGAGGTAGGAAAGGTTTATGTGATGTCAAAGGGCAGTTTGAAGCCAGCAAAGAAGAACTTCAACCATCTTAACAATGAGTGGGAGATATTTTTGGAGGCAGCCTCGACTGTGGAGCCATGTCCAGATGAGAATGACTCTATACCGACCCAGCAGTTTAATTTCAGGCCAATCAGTGAAATCGAGAATGCAGAGAACAACTCTATTCTGGATATCATCGGGATTGTTACATCCGTGAACCCTTCAGTCACTATACTGAGGAAAAATGGCATGGAAACTCAGAGAAGGATTATGAATTTGAAGGATGAGTCCGGTAAAAGTGTTGAGTTAACTTTGTGGGGTGAATTTTGCAACAAAGAAGGTAGCCAGCTCCAAGAAGCACTTGATTCTGGATTCTTCCCCGTGTTAGCTGTTAAGGCGGGAAAGGTGAATGATTTCAGTGGTAAATCAGTGGGCACAATCTCTTCCACACAACTTTTTATGAATCCTAATCTTCCAGAAGCTGATAGATTAAAAGTGTGGTTTGATGGAGGGGGAAAGAATGCTGCTTCGCAATCTATATCAAAGGATGTTATGCCTGCGTTTTCTCAGAATTTGATCCGGAAAACCATATCACAGATAAAGGACGAGGGCCTTGGCAGGGGAGAAAGGCCCGACTGGGTCACAGTGAAAGCGACCGTCTCGTTCATTAAGGCGGACAACTTTTGTTACACTGCTTGTCCATTGATGATTGGTGATAGGCAATGCAATAAGAAGGTGACGAAAGTTGCTGGTGGGAACTGGTGCTGTGATAGATGCGATAAAGAGTTTGAAGAGTGCGATTATAGGTATCTTCTCCAGGTACAGGTTCAAGATCACACAGGGCTTACCTGGGTGACAGCTTTCCAGGAGTCAGGAGAGGATATTCTGGGTTGCTCGGCAAAGGAGTTATACAAGCTCAAGTACGAAGAGAATGATGATATTAGGTTTCCAGAAATCATGCGGCGTAGTCTATTTGAGCAGTACCTATTCAGGCTGAAAATTAAGGAGGAACTGTATGGAGATGAGCAGAAGGTAAAGATTACAGCAGTTAAAGCAGAGAAAGTGAATCCTTCGATGGAAAGTCGATATCTACTGGACTTGATTGGACGGCACTCTGTGTAA